The genomic region GataaatcacaaaataattatGCAGAGTTTAAAAAGCTAGAaccataaaaatacattttaagttatTCTATactcatgagctccttattgccaaattcagactgaaatggaagaaagtagggaaaaccactagaccattcaggtatgatctaaatcaaatcccttatgattataccgtggaagtgagaaatagatttaagggactagatctgatagagtgcctgatgaactatggagagaggatcgtgacattgtacaggagacagggatcacgaccatccccatggaaaagaaatgcaaaaaagcaaaaaatggctgtcttgggaggccttacaaatagctatgaaaagaagtgaaaatcaaaggagaaaaggaaagatataagcatctgaatgcagacttccaaagaatagcaagaagagataagaaagccttcctcagcgatcaatgcaaagaaatagaggaaaacaacagaatgggaaagactagagatctcttcaagaaaattacagatacaaagggaacatttcatgcaaagatgggctcgataaaggacagaaatgatatggacctaacagaagaagaagatattaagaagaggtggcaagaatacacagaagaactgtacaaacaagatcttcacaaccaagataatcacgatggtatgatcactcacctagagccagacatcctggaatgggaagtcaagtgggccttagaaagcatcactatgaacaaagctagtggaggtgatggaattccagttgagctatttcaatcctgaaagatgatgctgtgaaagtgctgcactcaatatgccagcaaatttggaaaactcagcagcggccacaggaccggaaaaggtcagttttaattccaatcccaaagaaaggcaatgccaaagaatgctcaaactactgcacaactgcactcatctcacatggtagtaaagtaaagctcaaaattctccaagccagacttcagcaatacgtgaacagtgaagttccagatgatcaagctggttttagaaaaggcagaggaaccagagatcaatttgccaacatccgctggatcatggagaaagcaagagagttccagaaaaatatctatttctgctttattgactatgccaaagtctttgtgtggatcacaataaactgtggaaaactctgaaagaggtgggaataacagaccacctgacctgcctcttgagaaacctgtacacaggtcaggaagcaaaagttagaactggacatggaataatagactggttccaaataggaaaaggaatacgtcaagtctggatattgtcaccctgcttatttaacttatatgcagagtacaccatgagaaaggctgggctggaagaagcacatgcaggaatcaggattgccaggagaaatatcaattacctcagatatgcagatgacaccacccttatggcagaaagtgaagaggaactaaaaagcctcttgatgaaagtgaaagtggagagtgaaaaagttggcttaaagctcaacattcagaaaactaagatcatggcatccggtcccatcacttcatgggaaatagatgggggaaacagtggaaacagtgtcagactttatttttgggggctccaaaatcactgcagatggtgactgcagccatgaaattaaaagacacttactccttggaaggaaagttatgaccaacctagatagcttattcaaaagcagagacattactttgccaacaaaggttcgtctagtcaaggctatggtttttccagtggtcatgtacggatgtgagagttggcctgtgaagaaagctgagcaccgaagaattgatgcttttgaactgtggtgttggagaagactcttgagagtcccttggactgcaaggagatccaaccagtccattctgaaggagatcagccctgggtgttctttggaaggaatgatgctaaggctgaaactccagtagtttggccacctcatgtgaagagctgactcattggaaaagactctgatgctgggagggattgggggcaggaggagaagggaacgacagaggatgagatggctggatggcatcactgactcgatggacgtgagtctgagttaactctgggagttggtgatggacagggaggcctggcgtgctgcaattcatggggtcgcagagtcagacacgactgagcagctgaactgaactgaacttgtcctTGTAGGTGACAGTGACATCTGCCTACCAAATATTACCCTAGTAAATAATGTCAGGGATGCAGGCAGGTCCCAGGGAATCAAATTCTGAAACATTACCTAGGAACAAGGGACCCAATTCATGCTGTTCCCACATACACCAGAGGTTGACAACCTGCTCAAGAAGACCTTTGTCACACAAATCATCTCGACATACAGGACACACAGTTAGGCCTGCAAAGCCTGGTATTCCTTCCCAGGAGGTCTTGAGCAGTGATGTAAATTAGGCTGAAAGTAGAATAAGAGCTGTTCTTTCTTTATCATTCTGCAAATACCACTGAGACTCAACAGTCGGCGCTCTCACACAAGCTGTTCATTCTTTTAGGCTGGCAAGCCCAATTCTGTTCTCAACTCAACCCACAGAGTGAACAAAATTCCCAGGAGAAAAGATAGCTTAGAAACTAAGGCATGAGTTGCAAAACCAGAACAATATGAGGCAGACAATTTCCAGGTCAGGTGACTTGGGGGCTGATCAAACTCATCACGAGGGTCACAAGAGACCAACACAGTCTGAAACATGGACATCTCTGCAGGCAACCAGCAGAACTAAGCTTGCATTCTTCTGACCGAAAATGGATCACACCCATGCTTCCACCAGTAGGGAGCAGGAAGGAGTGAGGATCATCAATAGGGTCAGGCTACCGATGGTGCCCTCTAGGGAAGACAGGAAGAGCAGAGATCTTGCCCACCAAAGCATCTGGGGTGACATATGCACAATGTGGGGCCCTGCTGTTGCACAGGTGTATGGCTTCTTTCAGACACTGGCAGTGACACGCTTTTGGCAAGCATGCAGAGATCTTTCACACTGGCCAAGGCATGTTATGAAGTACAATACTGCCCCAGAACGCTTCCCACAGAGCTGGCACACAGAACAATCTCCTCAGGGTGGGAGTTCAAACACGAGGCTCATCTTCTAGCTTATAGCTACTCACGAAGGCTCCTCTCAGAGCCTCTCTCTGGTGTCACTCACTATGTTGAATAAGACAGAGTATTGCCTGCTCTCCTAAGGCCTTTCTCCAGCATGAACCTTCCAATGTCTgatgagggaagccctttgcctgaaggctttcccacactcACTGCATTTATACGGCCTTTCTCCAGTATGGATTCGAAGGTGCTGCATAAGCACATGTTTGTGGCTAAAGGCTTTTCCACACTCACTGCACACATACGGCTTCTCACCATTGTGAACTCTCTGGTGGGCAATAAGATCGGAGCTTTGGCTGAAAAACTTCCCACATGCAATGCACTCATAAGGCCGTGCCCCAGTATGAACACTCCAGTGCTTAATGAGTCTGTATTTGTGGCCGAAgtatttcccacattcactgcactcataAGGCCTTTCTCCGGTGTGGATACTCTCGTGCTGAACAAGCGTGGATTTGTGACTGTAGGCTTTCCCACATTCGCCGCACTTGTAAGGCCGTGCTCCAGTGTGGACTCTCTGGTGTACAATGAGATTAGAGCTATGATTAAAAACTTTCCCACATATGCCACACTCATAAGGCATCTCTCCAGTGTGGATCCTCTGGTGCTGTGCAAGTATGGGTTTGCGGCTAAAGGTTTTCCCACATTCGCTGCACTTGTAAGGCCTCTCTCCAGTGTGGACTCTCTGGTGCTGAACAAGTGAGTCTTTGCGGctgaaggccttcccacattcGCTGCACTCATAATGCTTTTGTCCACTGTGAAAGACCTCTGCACAGTGGGTGTCACTTTGTGGCTTCCACTTGCTAAGAGGGTAATGCTGCTGAAACATGCTTGAGCTGGTTGGGAAATCCTCACAACCCTCCCCGGTGGTAAAAGGTGTCTCCGATGACTGGACAGGGCAGCTGCTCACAAGAAGGGCCCTGTGCACGTCCCTCCTGTGGGGTTTCTCTCCACTGTGCTGATTGTGGAGGGGGAAGTTTGCACTGAACCACAGCTGTTTCCCACATGCTACACACAAGTATGGTTTCTGCCCAGGACGTGTTTCCTGGTGCTCAGCCATGTGCAGAACATCTCTCAAGATCGGGCCACATGTCTCACAGGGGTGGGCCTTCTGGGAAGATGGAATCGTCTTAGGAATCATGCCCTTAGACACTCTTTTTACAGAAATGCTCTGCTCAAAACGGATCTCATCGTCCTCCATTCCATGCCAACAACCTGAAAGCAGACAAATGCTGGTAAAGTACACAGTGACACTGGTGGGAAGGGGCAGTTATTACAAATGTGCGTTTATCAAAACTAAGACTGAGGTCTGCCTTCAGGACAAAAGGCCAGGGTGCAAGTTGAGTAAAGGGCTGCTCCACAGTCTTTGGCATCTAAAGGTCACAGGCTGGAAGCGGCTTTGATGGGGAGAGGACACAGATCTGATGAACAGCCCAGAAAGAGCCAGGGTCCCCAATGAAATTATCTACAAATGCATTGTAGGAAGGCCTTGGCGGCTGGGGAGACATGCAGAAGAGTGTGTTTACTAAACAGCTACAAATGAATAGAATAGCTGGTATTGAAGAATTATTTGAAGGACGTGCACCTCTCATGACACACAGAGCATATAAGCCAGTGTTGGAGAGCAGTACAGAGGAAGCAGTGGAGAGGAACAGCTGAGATGTGGGCAGAGGTGAGGAACTGCCAAAGGCCAAAGGTCACAGCATAAAAGGTAAGTGGGTAAACAAGGCAGTAAAGACAGGAATGAAGTGTGGGCAGTGGCCTTGGCACTTAAACCACTGTGGGCACTGAGAGGCTGGGGAGTGACCAGAACCCAGCCTGACATCACACTTTCCCCAGCTCCCACTCACCAGGGCTACCTGCACTCTGAGTCTCTCTGGTCAGGGCTGGAATTGTGTCGGCCCAGTCAGAGGCCCAGGGCTCCCTGCCCAGCTCCTGTGGGGAAACCCCATGGGACATGGAAGATGCATATCCTAAGGAAAAGACAGGACAGGTAAATGGCCAGGTGTGGGTGACCCACCCCTCAGAGAAGAAAcctaaatatgaaaataactcTGAAGTATTGTCTTGTAGGAATAGCCTAGTGGTCCCGACAAGTAGTGATTGTACTGGGTCCTTGGGATTCCTGATACAGGTAGGCTATGAGAAATGTCAGCTAGAGGAAGGGGACACAATCTGGGGCACAGGAGTGCCATGAATCTGGACAGAGGCACCCAGTCAGGGAGAGGACAAACCGGACATGATCCACTGGGTAACAACTGGACACTTCACGCCTGCGTTCCTCCATGCAAGCCTTCAGGGCAGCAGGTAGTGGGACCACTCAGAAATCAGAAGTGCTAGAGCCCACAGTTCACACCTGGCACCCATGGCACCTACTCCAGGGAACCATGGCGGTGGTGGTACTGCCTATGGTTCTGATGCAGGAAACAGGGAAGGGGGAGAGCCTAGTCCAGGCACTGCAGGGGACAAGAGGGCCTTACCCAGTGAGGCCATCAGTGCAAAGTTCTCCAGCATCACTTCGCGGTACAGGAGCCTCTGAGCCTCATCAAGGAGCCCCCACTCCTCCTGGGAGAAGGACACGAACACGTCCTCAAAGGTCACATTCCCCTGCCACAATGGGGAGAGCAGTCTGTGAGCAGTCTCCTTCCCAAGGATCCCATCTGCCCCCACAGAACTCCCCTGACCATTCCTTCCCACCCAGCTCCTCAACTCAGAGGAACCCCCAGCACCAGGTGCCATATATGTCTGCTCTCTTCTCAGGGTCCCGTTGGTCACTGTGTCCACCCACAGCAATAACAGGCAGGTGGGGCAGAAAGACCCCATTTTCTGGGACCCCCAATTCTGGGGCTGGCATGGCGCACAggacccccacccacctccttccAGCCAGTtctttgaaagttgctaaaatcATGATTACCAGACAACCAAAGTTAGGCTCATCTTTATTCCTTAAGCCCCCCAAATCAGGGCCCAAGTGCCATCAATTCACACTCCTTTTCCACATGCACATTGCTCTTCTAGATCACTCTACCACAACTCTGGCTGCTTACCCAGTTATTGGCCTCCACCATCATCTTCCTAGCTCATTAACTGCCCCCCAGAGAGCAGAGACTGCTGGGTAATGTAGTTCACATGCCGCCAAACCTTGAGGAAATCGACAGGTTAGGTGCGGAGCTGGCGCGCAGCCATTTGCAGGCACCTGTTACTGAGTAACCGTTACCAGGAAACCATTCCCGGGAGACTGCAGGAGGGTGTTGCAGCCTGGAGCAGAGACCAGCACCTTGCCTCATGATTCCAGGGTGCGGCAAACTGCACCTTCTTGACTATCCTAGTAAGTATGCCAAACGGACATTCTTCGGGTGGGACGTGCTCTCTGCTGCGCTTCACTGCCTGCCCCTGAGTCCGTCCCCATGGTAACAAAACAAGATGTTCCTAATCAACAGCAGAGCCATAACTTTACTCCCTCTTTAGGGTGCGCTGATCAAACTCCCCAGTATAGCTATTCCCTAATGATCTCATGTGACTTCTGCCAATAAAAGTGCGGGCTGAAAGGAGCCATATTGTCTTCCTGTCATGGAGCGCAGGAGGGTCCCCTGACTCCCCGCTTGCCAAattatatgtctgtttttccttACATGCTCGCTGTATCAGGTCTTTCTCACCGTCTGTGCCAGACGCGGCACAGGGCACTCTTGTGCTGCTGTAGTTTCTCCCTTGTGAACCTATGTACATGCCATCTTCTACTTTTTGGATGTCTCTCTCCTGAACCCCTCCATATAACTTCAGCCCCATGTCCAGCAGCTCACAGGATACCTCAAGGGCTCTCTGGCACATCTCAGACTCTCCACGTGGCCACAAATAAACTACTGATACCCATATGCAGAGTTACTTCTACCACTAACTTGCCCACGTCAGCTGATGGCGCTTCTACCCTTCTGACTGATATGGCCTAACACCTTGGGGCTGTCTCTTTCTTACACAGAAAATCTGACCCAATCACTTCTCCCGTCTACACAGCGACCCCTCTGGCCCAACCATTTATTACAACTCGCCTGGAATACAGAAGCAGCCTTCTCCCGTCTTTCTCCTTACCTCTATCCTAATTCCCTCAACCCTCACCACATAGCCTGTTCTCCACTTGGAATTCAGAattgtctttgttgctgtttagtcactaagctgtgcccaactctttgagaccgcatggattgtagcccaccgggctcctctgtccatgggatttcccaggcaagaacactgcagtggattgccatttccttctccaagggatcttcccaacccagggatcaaacatagcATCTACAGGGAAGCTGTGAAAACCCAGATCAGATCACCTCGCTCCTCTGCTCCACATCTGCCTCAGAACAGAGGCCTAGCTTCTCAGTTGGCCATTTCAGGCCTGACTCCTGCTACCAGACTTGGTGATGATctgtaggttttctttcttttttttttttaattccgaATTCAATCTCACCATCAGGTATGCTGGTTCCTGTGCCTGGAACTGCCACACCTTATTCCAATGGTCACCAGGAGTCAGTGTCCTGCCATATAACTCCTGGACTGGACTGAGAACTCTGAGGTTGGTGTTTCTCAGGGGTCCTCAGACTCAAGAGCTGGGAGAGTACAAGGTAACGCGTTCTATGAAACCACAATCCTGGAGCCCTGATGGGTGAAGGTGAAGGTGGAATCGATGAGAGACTGGACATCCTTGTCTCACTGTATAAATCCCATAATTACTTCTGAGATTGGGGAACCTATAGATACAGGGAACCTGTGAGAGAGAAGCAACCACGAAATAGCCCCGAGAGAGCCTCAGGCCTCTCTCCTGGTGCTGCTCGGCCATAAGGACCTGGAGCTGACAGTCTACCCTGTGTGCCGCAGTCCTCTAGGCCATCTAACAACTGCGTGGCCTTGGACCATCTCTCAACATTTCTGTGCTCCACTGTCCTCTCTCTCGCGTCAAGTTTGCTCACACCTGGACAGTCTACATTTTAAACCATCAGATATGGTCTCTCTGTTTAGAACCTTCCGTGCTCCCATCACCTTCAGAATGAAGGCACAGCTGCTCAGACCCTCTGATCTTTTCAGACACCAAAGACTCAGACTCCAGGTTTCCCATATGCTCTGCACATTCCGGCCTCAACTTCTGTAACGTCCTGTCATCCCATCACGCGGGCTGTCAGAAATGTCCGCCCAACAGCGCCCCTACAGTCGGGACACAGGGCCCAGAGCTGCGGAGCTCTGAGGCTTCCCTCATTCGAGGCTTCAGGATTCAGAGACGGAGGTCCAGGGAGGACCCAGGGGCGCAGCACCCACCTGCGCCGGGTCCGTCAGCACCGCGGCCGCCATCGGCACCTGCGAACTGGGGAAGGCGAGAGGCTGCAGAGCGACAGGTGCTAGGTCCTGGGCTCCGGCGGCCGGGTCACCCGAGCAGCGCCACTACCAATCCTCAGGTCCGCCTCTGTTTAGGGCAACAACGCCTCTCACGTTTTCCCCATCGCGTCACCCCTTGTGTGACGTAGCCTCCTGGATACGGATCTGGTGGACGAATCCGAAAGCAAACACTATGTCCGCCCAAAACGGGAACAGGAAGTCCCACCCAGGCATCGTCCCTATGAACGGAAACTCCCCTTTCGTGGGGCCTCATTGGCCCAGAGCTGCCGAGGCTCCTGGGTAATGTAGTTCCCAAAGCACCAACGATGAAGTGGGGCATTGGCGCCACCTGCAGGTCACAAATGGCGCTACCTAGCTAACGCCGCCTAGAAAAGGTTTCTTTCAGTTTGAGGATTAGGCAgttttggatcatggaaaaagcaagagagttccagaaaaacatctatttctgctttattgactatgccaaagtcttttactgtgtggatcacaataaactgtggaaaattctgaaagagatgggaataccagaccacctgacctgcttcttgagaaacctatatgcaggtcaggaagcaacacttagaactggacgtggaacaacagattggttccaaataggaaaaggagtacgtcaaggctgtatattgtcaccctcttgtttaacttatatgcagagtacatcataagaaacgctgggctggaagaagcacacgctggaatcaagattgccgggagacatacaaataacctcagatatgcagatgacgccacccttatggcagaaagtgaagagaaactaaaaagcctcttgatgagagtgaaagggcagagtgaaaaagttggcttaaagctcaacattcagaaaacgaagatcatggaatctggccccatcacttcatgggaaatagatggggaaacagtgtcagactttatttttggggctccaaaatcactgcagatggtgattgcagccattaagttaaaacacgcttactccttggaaggaaagttatgaccaacctagatagcatattcaaaagcagagatattactttgccaacaaaggtccgtctagttaaggctatggtttttccagtggtcatgtatggatgtgagagttggactgtgaagaaagctgagcaccgaagaattgatgctttgaactgttgtgttggagaagactcttgagagtcccttggactgcaaggagatccaaccaggccattctgaaggagatcaaccctgggacttctttggaaggacttatgctaaagctgaaactccaatactttggccacctgatgcgaagagttgactcattggaaaagactgatgctgggagggattgagggcaggaggagaaggggatgccagaggatgagatggctggatggcatcactgactcgatggacatgagtttgagtgaactccgggagttggtgatggacagggaggcctcagttcagttcagtcacttaaccgtgtccgactcttcacgaccccatgaattgcagcacgccaggcctttgttggcaaagtaatatctctgcttttgaatatgctatctagcttggtcataactttccttccaaggagtaagtgtcttttaatttcatggttgcaatcaccatctgtggtgattttggagccccaaaaaataaagtctgacactgtttccactgtttccccatctatttcccatgaagtgatggggccagattccatgatcttcgttttctgaatgttgagttttaagccaactttttcactctttcaccttcatcaagaggctttttagttcctcttcactttctgccataagggtggtgtcatctgcatatctgaggttattgatatttctcccagcaatcttgattccagcttgtgcttcttccagcccagcatttctcatgatgtactctgcatataaattaaataagcagggtgacaatatacagacttgatgtactccttttcctatttggaaccagtctgttgttccatgtccagttctaactgctgcttcctgacctgcatacatatttctcaagacgcaggtcaggtggtctggtattccaatctttcagaattttccacagttttttgtgatccaaacaggcaaaggctttggcatagtcaataaagcagaaatacatgtttttctggaactgtcttgctttttctatgatccagcggatgttggcaatttggtctctggttcctctgccttttctaaaaccagcttgaacaactggaagttcacggttcacatattgctgaagcctggctcggagaattttgagcattactttactagtgtgtgagatgagtgcaactgtgcggtagttttagcattctttggcattgcctttctttgggaggcctggtgtgctgcaattcatggggttgcaaagagacaccactgagcaactggacCGAACTGACTGAAGGTATGGGAAAGTCATTTTGGCTTATGCAATAATTTAACTTGAACGTTAGGCTAACCAAAACAGCCTGTGTGTGGCTTATCAAATATGCACTGCACATGTGCATTtgttattaaagaaaagaacacaCTGACCAGAAGTAAAGACTGTCCATTTTTGagataaagataaaaacatcTCCCCTTCCTGGGATGCCAAAGCTATTACTCCTTTGATGATAACATTCCTTTGCCAGGTGCCAAGGCCGTATTGAGTAGTGCATGTGCTGATGTGGTTTTCAGTTTGCTCTTGTTTTCTGGGATCTTTGACTACGTCATCGCCTACATTCAGAACTCAGTCTTTGCTTCATCACCAAGTTTTTGATATTGGACATCGCACTGGCAAAGGAAACTTGGTAACATATAATTGGTTCACTCTAAGGAAACCACTTTCTTGTGGTCCTCAAGATCCTCTTTAAGTCCTTCAAGAGAATGAAGGACTGGAGCACCAGCTGCGCAGGGACATTGAAATACAAGCCCATCTACAATAAGGATGGTCTCTAGATGACAGTCTGGCAGAGTTCCTCACTACTACTCCACCACCATCTCTGCAGCTCTGTTACTCAATGCAAGTCCGTGTGGCCCACAAACAGTGAGGCCAAATTATACCAAAACGTAGGAGTTTGGAGCAGTGAAAGGTTCACTGCAGAGACAGGTAAGGAGATGGATTTCTCATGCCCCAAACCCCGGACTCcctaaaagttttaagaaaaactgaaaagtgagGGAGGGGTCAGGTTAGTTGTATGGGGTAAAAAGACATGAGCGTTGAGGGGAGGCCTGGCAGAAAGGGATGCAAGCTGATCCCTAAACTCCATCCCAGACACACCCAGGAGAGCTCACATATATGCTACAAAATAACTGCAGAGACTTTTCAACTGCTACACTTGTGCCCTAGGCACACAGTGGATACAAAATGACCACAGGAGCTCTCTCTAACCTTGGGCAGTTAGGCAGTTAGGAGCTGATACAGGGTTTATGAATATTCTACGTCTAATTATCATAGGTGGAATTATGGGGAGATATAAACAATTTACCCtgcttatatataatttataattgttAATCAGCCTCGAGTGTATGCCCATTTGTATTCCCTTTCATTGATTTGTGGTGGGTACAAGCCCTACATTGCACAGGACATAACCAAAAGgaggagttgttgttgttctcagcctttgttccaaggagcaagtgtcctttaatttcatggctgcagtcatcaactgcagtgattctggagccccccgaaaaataaagtctgtcactgtttccattgttcagttcagttcagtcagtcgctcagttgtgtctgactctgcgaccccatggaccgcagcacgccaggcctccctgtccatcaccaactcctggggtttacccaaactcatgttcattgagttggtgatgccatccaaccatctcatcctctgttgtccccttctcctcctgccctctgttgtccccttctcctcctgccttcaatctttctcagcatcagggtcttttcaaatgagtcagctctttgcatcaggtggcgaaagtattggagtttcagcttcaacatcagtccttccgttGTCaactcatctatttgccatgaagtgatgggaccagatgccatgatcttaattttttgaatgttgagtttcaagccagctttttcactttcttctttcactttcatcaagagtctctttagttcctctttgctttctgctatagaGTGGTGCcatttacatatctgaggttattgatatttctcctgtcaaccttgattccagcttgtgcttcatccagcctggcattttgcatcttGTGctctttatataaattaaataaatgggggcggggggaggggaacaatatacagccttg from Bubalus bubalis isolate 160015118507 breed Murrah chromosome 18, NDDB_SH_1, whole genome shotgun sequence harbors:
- the ZNF772 gene encoding zinc finger protein 772 isoform X2, giving the protein MAAAVLTDPAQGNVTFEDVFVSFSQEEWGLLDEAQRLLYREVMLENFALMASLGYASSMSHGVSPQELGREPWASDWADTIPALTRETQSAGCWHGMEDDEIRFEQSISVKRVSKGMIPKTIPSSQKAHPCETCGPILRDVLHMAEHQETRPGQKPYLCVACGKQLWFSANFPLHNQHSGEKPHRRDVHRALLVSSCPVQSSETPFTTGEGCEDFPTSSSMFQQHYPLSKWKPQSDTHCAEVFHSGQKHYECSECGKAFSRKDSLVQHQRVHTGERPYKCSECGKTFSRKPILAQHQRIHTGEMPYECGICGKVFNHSSNLIVHQRVHTGARPYKCGECGKAYSHKSTLVQHESIHTGERPYECSECGKYFGHKYRLIKHWSVHTGARPYECIACGKFFSQSSDLIAHQRVHNGEKPYVCSECGKAFSHKHVLMQHLRIHTGERPYKCSECGKAFRQRASLIRHWKVHAGERP
- the ZNF772 gene encoding zinc finger protein 772 isoform X1, whose amino-acid sequence is MAAAVLTDPAQGNVTFEDVFVSFSQEEWGLLDEAQRLLYREVMLENFALMASLGYASSMSHGVSPQELGREPWASDWADTIPALTRETQSAGSPGCWHGMEDDEIRFEQSISVKRVSKGMIPKTIPSSQKAHPCETCGPILRDVLHMAEHQETRPGQKPYLCVACGKQLWFSANFPLHNQHSGEKPHRRDVHRALLVSSCPVQSSETPFTTGEGCEDFPTSSSMFQQHYPLSKWKPQSDTHCAEVFHSGQKHYECSECGKAFSRKDSLVQHQRVHTGERPYKCSECGKTFSRKPILAQHQRIHTGEMPYECGICGKVFNHSSNLIVHQRVHTGARPYKCGECGKAYSHKSTLVQHESIHTGERPYECSECGKYFGHKYRLIKHWSVHTGARPYECIACGKFFSQSSDLIAHQRVHNGEKPYVCSECGKAFSHKHVLMQHLRIHTGERPYKCSECGKAFRQRASLIRHWKVHAGERP
- the ZNF772 gene encoding zinc finger protein 772 isoform X4, yielding MAAAVLTDPAQGNVTFEDVFVSFSQEEWGLLDEAQRLLYREVMLENFALMASLGCWHGMEDDEIRFEQSISVKRVSKGMIPKTIPSSQKAHPCETCGPILRDVLHMAEHQETRPGQKPYLCVACGKQLWFSANFPLHNQHSGEKPHRRDVHRALLVSSCPVQSSETPFTTGEGCEDFPTSSSMFQQHYPLSKWKPQSDTHCAEVFHSGQKHYECSECGKAFSRKDSLVQHQRVHTGERPYKCSECGKTFSRKPILAQHQRIHTGEMPYECGICGKVFNHSSNLIVHQRVHTGARPYKCGECGKAYSHKSTLVQHESIHTGERPYECSECGKYFGHKYRLIKHWSVHTGARPYECIACGKFFSQSSDLIAHQRVHNGEKPYVCSECGKAFSHKHVLMQHLRIHTGERPYKCSECGKAFRQRASLIRHWKVHAGERP
- the ZNF772 gene encoding zinc finger protein 772 isoform X5, with protein sequence MLENFALMASLGYASSMSHGVSPQELGREPWASDWADTIPALTRETQSAGSPGCWHGMEDDEIRFEQSISVKRVSKGMIPKTIPSSQKAHPCETCGPILRDVLHMAEHQETRPGQKPYLCVACGKQLWFSANFPLHNQHSGEKPHRRDVHRALLVSSCPVQSSETPFTTGEGCEDFPTSSSMFQQHYPLSKWKPQSDTHCAEVFHSGQKHYECSECGKAFSRKDSLVQHQRVHTGERPYKCSECGKTFSRKPILAQHQRIHTGEMPYECGICGKVFNHSSNLIVHQRVHTGARPYKCGECGKAYSHKSTLVQHESIHTGERPYECSECGKYFGHKYRLIKHWSVHTGARPYECIACGKFFSQSSDLIAHQRVHNGEKPYVCSECGKAFSHKHVLMQHLRIHTGERPYKCSECGKAFRQRASLIRHWKVHAGERP
- the ZNF772 gene encoding zinc finger protein 772 isoform X3, with the translated sequence MAAAVLTDPAQEEWGLLDEAQRLLYREVMLENFALMASLGYASSMSHGVSPQELGREPWASDWADTIPALTRETQSAGSPGCWHGMEDDEIRFEQSISVKRVSKGMIPKTIPSSQKAHPCETCGPILRDVLHMAEHQETRPGQKPYLCVACGKQLWFSANFPLHNQHSGEKPHRRDVHRALLVSSCPVQSSETPFTTGEGCEDFPTSSSMFQQHYPLSKWKPQSDTHCAEVFHSGQKHYECSECGKAFSRKDSLVQHQRVHTGERPYKCSECGKTFSRKPILAQHQRIHTGEMPYECGICGKVFNHSSNLIVHQRVHTGARPYKCGECGKAYSHKSTLVQHESIHTGERPYECSECGKYFGHKYRLIKHWSVHTGARPYECIACGKFFSQSSDLIAHQRVHNGEKPYVCSECGKAFSHKHVLMQHLRIHTGERPYKCSECGKAFRQRASLIRHWKVHAGERP